AAGGCTTGATTTCTTTACCCTGCACTTCACGCTCATGCTTAATGGCATCGCTCATCGGGCGATATTCCAGACGGGCGGTGTTGCGATCCATTTTTTTGCCCGCCAGAGCGCCACGCATGCGGAAGAACTCAGCAACCAGTTTCTTTTTGAACTTGCGGACAACATCGTTATTACGCATGTAGGTGATCAGTAGAGTGGTTTGCTGTTCATTCAGTAGCGCCACTCGACGCTTTTGAAGACCACCGTCAGTTTGAATGGTTCGGATTTCAAATCCGACCCTTCCAAATTCTTCAAGATCAGCCTTGTTACGGTCCACTAACTTAATGACGGTGTCATGATCACGCCCAACCCCGTCAGCAATAGAGACAGTGCTGGTTACAAGGTCGAGTTTTTTAATTTCAACTAATTGCATGGCGTTTACCTTACTTTGAGATGAACCTTTGCCGCACAGGAAATCAGCCCGTCGAGGCTCGCCAGCGCTAACCGACTTCCTCAAAGGCTCATTTCAAATGGATTGGTTCGACGTGATGGATGCGCGGGCGGTGCGCAGGAAATGCGGATACAAAAAAACCCGCTCACTGGCGGGTTTATAAAACTTTGGCAACATATCAAATATGCTTCAAATATGGCTTATTTTGTTGCATTTTGCAAGCGCGTTTGAAGGAGATAGTGAAATTTACTTCACATTTCTGCCACTTTGACGGCTTCTTCTTCCTCATAGTATTCAAGAGCCATGGCCAACGCAGATTCATCAAGCTGGGTAAAAGCGGCCTTTAACCCAGCCCAGTGCCCTGAATAGACGCGCAACCACGTCGAACGGTCAACGCTAACCATACGGGCCAGCGCCGCGCCAGCGTAGTCTTTATAGGTTTCATTGTTTCGGGTTGCGGCAATTTCCTGCCCTGCCAGCCATACCAGGCCTATCAGTTTCTTCACTACGCGCTCCTGAAGCGTGTTTTCACCCAGGCATTTCTGATAAGTTTTCCAGACGTATTCACACATCATCACCTGGTGCTTATAGCTAAGGTCAAAACCGTAGCAGTACCGCAACCAGGCCTGCTGGTATCCACTAAGCGCGGACACTGCCCTACGCCACGGCGCGGACTCAAATTCCGCATCTTTTATCGGCGGCATTGGCCTGCGGCGGCTGCGTGTTTCCAGCACATACAGTGGCGCGGAAAGCGAGTTAACAAAGCGTGGCCCCTTCTCTCCCTCAAGTTCGACGAGATGAATTCCACGGCGCGGGGTGGCATTTTTGTCTGCTGGTGGGTGTTCACTGAAAGCCTCAAGCTGCCCTTTTGTTCCCCCAGAGAGGTCAGGTAGCGCGCGGCGCAATTCTATTCTTACAAAATTCAGGTCTTGCTGATTCATGCTTCTTTGCGCTCCATACACTTAAGCTTTCGCAATTACGCCGATCGCCAGCGCCCGATCCATAAAACGCAGTAGCAGCTCAAGCTGCGTACCATGCTTCTGCTCGAATGCTGGTACATCGGCGTGTAACTCGTCGTGGCACTCTCTGCACAGAGGGATCACGAAGAGGTCATGGGCTTTTGTTGCTGTACCACCCATACCGTGCCCTACGATATGGTGCGGATCATCTGCTGGCCGTCGGCAACACTCACAGGGTTGTGTTTTTACCCAGCGGGTGTAAGTCTCATTTATCCAGCGGCGTCGCTTTGGCCTGAGCATGAAAGATTCTGGAGATTCCGGATCAACAGAGAGCGTGAGGATCTTCTTCGCCTTCTCCTGCACGAGGCTGGTTGCAGAAGCGGAAGGTACAATGTCGCTTTCCCTCATGACCGAGCGGATCTTCTCATCCGGAAGGCGTAGCCCCTTGTGCGCAACGCTTTCCGGAATAACATCAGCCAGGTCGTTTCTGACCATCCACCAGCACAGTTCCGGAAGCGTCAGGATATGCGACTCGGGAAAACCAGAATCACGCAGAATGACTTCCAGAATCCAGGATACCAGGTTTCCTGCCGCTATACCTGCAAGCTGTTCGGTATGCTGCCCCGACAAAGTGTGATCGCAATGCCAGCACAGGCGAATACTTCCTGGTGGGTGCCGCATTGTTGTGAAGTTCTTGTCGTGCCACGTTGAATGTGGCCACTGGCATTCAAACCGATTACTCAGCCATTGCTCAAGGGAAGGAAGCCCGCCGGCACGCTGAATAACCCTCTCATTCTCGAAGACCTGACGCATTACCGGATCATCAGCCAGCGGCTGAATGGCTGCCGGAACAGCCCCGGTACTGAATGACGCCATTTCTTCTGGTTCAGGCTCGAGCAGAACGCGACCACGCATGAAGAGGTGCATCAGCTCCGCACCAGGACGGAACAGCACAATCCCCATACGATGGGCGATCTCGGGGGTAAGCAGAGCTTTCACGCGACCTGCCCCCTGGCAATGTGTTCTGCCCACAGTCCACCAATCCAGCGCACGCCTTTCGGCGTGAAGCGTGCCTGGCTGAATGCATGGTTTGAGGTTACGGATGTGCCGGTTTTCACTTCAAAACGGCCCGCATCAATATGCTGATGCCGTGGGGTCATCGTTCCGCCAAGGCGATACATGATGTCCTTCTCAAGGAGGAATAGCCGCAGATCAGGCTCTTTGGCCTTAAGCAGTTTTGCCACCTGGCGGAATGACATTGACCCACTGGCTGTACAGTACCGATCAACAAACTCTACCTTCGGCGCCGCGGCAGCCAGTTCGTTAGTCAACTGCTGTTTTTGTTCTGCAAGGTCAGCTGCAAGACGTAGGGCTTCAGAGAATGATTGAGGAATCGTCTGCTGCTGTGCCTGCTCAAGCTCCTGCCAGCGATCAACCAGACGCGCGGTAAACTCCGGCGACAGCTGCGCGACAACGATATAACTGTCCCGCTTCCCTATCAGATAAACCGATACCGACTGATTGAGATGATTTCTAACTTCCCCCATTGGGGGGAGTTCAATAACACCGCGCTCTGCCAGGCGCTCAATGGACCGTTTAACATGGTCATGTCTTGATTCCACCAGCTCAGCAATATCGCTGCTGGACATGGTTAACGCTGTTGTTGCTAACTGGCTCATACTTTTCTCCATATCAGGCGGCTGCACCCGCCGGTTCATATCTGCTGATTGTTATCTCTACCCGACCTTTCGGCACAACGGGTCCCCATTCCACCAGCATGCGCTTAATCTGGCTGTCGTCTTCCCAGACACCCGCATGCGTCAGCGCGTCAAACAGGGCTTTGTTGTAATTATCGATATCCCGGCGGCGCGCATCCGGCGGGTACAGAGTGATTTCTACCGCTGCCAGTTCAGTCGATGGCTTCGGGAGACGTCGTAATTGCTCAATGATCGCCACGCAGGCAGCGCTCTGGTATTTACGGCCATCAGCGCTAATGAGGTGACGACCGGCCAGCGGCCCCTTGTTAGGGGCGCGCCAGTAGGTGTTCACGCTGGGTGGAAATGGGAGTATGAGCCTCATTAAAAGCCTCCGTCATAATTCCTGAAACATACCTCAACTTTCCCGCTATAGTGACGAACACGTTGAACAACATCCGAAATAGGCGCTATGCCAGCATGGAGATAAAAGACTGTTTCACGCATGAGTTACCCCCCGCATGCTGTCGACAAGACCTTGCGCAATTGTGATGATTTCGCTGGTGGCCGTTCGTTCCAGCCATAGTTGATTG
This window of the Citrobacter freundii ATCC 8090 = MTCC 1658 = NBRC 12681 genome carries:
- a CDS encoding Rha family transcriptional regulator, yielding MQLVEIKKLDLVTSTVSIADGVGRDHDTVIKLVDRNKADLEEFGRVGFEIRTIQTDGGLQKRRVALLNEQQTTLLITYMRNNDVVRKFKKKLVAEFFRMRGALAGKKMDRNTARLEYRPMSDAIKHEREVQGKEIKPYHFSNEADLINRIALGMTAAKFRVYHDLDKKENIRDYLTPEQIHCVTELQRANTVFIGMGWDFEQRKEALKGVFDRNHRQPLIEEQHSLAA
- a CDS encoding bacteriophage antitermination protein Q; the encoded protein is MNQQDLNFVRIELRRALPDLSGGTKGQLEAFSEHPPADKNATPRRGIHLVELEGEKGPRFVNSLSAPLYVLETRSRRRPMPPIKDAEFESAPWRRAVSALSGYQQAWLRYCYGFDLSYKHQVMMCEYVWKTYQKCLGENTLQERVVKKLIGLVWLAGQEIAATRNNETYKDYAGAALARMVSVDRSTWLRVYSGHWAGLKAAFTQLDESALAMALEYYEEEEAVKVAEM
- a CDS encoding DUF968 domain-containing protein; its protein translation is MKALLTPEIAHRMGIVLFRPGAELMHLFMRGRVLLEPEPEEMASFSTGAVPAAIQPLADDPVMRQVFENERVIQRAGGLPSLEQWLSNRFECQWPHSTWHDKNFTTMRHPPGSIRLCWHCDHTLSGQHTEQLAGIAAGNLVSWILEVILRDSGFPESHILTLPELCWWMVRNDLADVIPESVAHKGLRLPDEKIRSVMRESDIVPSASATSLVQEKAKKILTLSVDPESPESFMLRPKRRRWINETYTRWVKTQPCECCRRPADDPHHIVGHGMGGTATKAHDLFVIPLCRECHDELHADVPAFEQKHGTQLELLLRFMDRALAIGVIAKA
- a CDS encoding phage regulatory protein/antirepressor Ant; its protein translation is MSQLATTALTMSSSDIAELVESRHDHVKRSIERLAERGVIELPPMGEVRNHLNQSVSVYLIGKRDSYIVVAQLSPEFTARLVDRWQELEQAQQQTIPQSFSEALRLAADLAEQKQQLTNELAAAAPKVEFVDRYCTASGSMSFRQVAKLLKAKEPDLRLFLLEKDIMYRLGGTMTPRHQHIDAGRFEVKTGTSVTSNHAFSQARFTPKGVRWIGGLWAEHIARGQVA
- a CDS encoding RusA family crossover junction endodeoxyribonuclease — protein: MRLILPFPPSVNTYWRAPNKGPLAGRHLISADGRKYQSAACVAIIEQLRRLPKPSTELAAVEITLYPPDARRRDIDNYNKALFDALTHAGVWEDDSQIKRMLVEWGPVVPKGRVEITISRYEPAGAAA